Proteins co-encoded in one Salarias fasciatus chromosome 4, fSalaFa1.1, whole genome shotgun sequence genomic window:
- the LOC115387731 gene encoding guanine nucleotide-binding protein G(I)/G(S)/G(O) subunit gamma-7-like, producing the protein MSGKMCSGSTSIIQAQKLVDQLRVEANMERFKISLTAASLVRYCQEHRRSDPLLTGIAASSNPFKDKKTCVLL; encoded by the exons ATGTCAGGAAAGATGTGCAGCGGCAGCACCAGCATCATTCAGGCACAGAAACTGGTGGATCAACTTCGGGTGGAGGCAAACATGGAGAGATTCAAG ATCTCCCTGACAGCAGCCAGTCTGGTCAGATACTGTCAGGAACACAGGCGAAGCGACCCTCTTCTCACTGGGATCGCTGCCTCGTCAAATCCTTTCAAAGACAAGAAGACCTGTGTGCTGCTTTGA
- the fbxw9 gene encoding LOW QUALITY PROTEIN: F-box/WD repeat-containing protein 9 (The sequence of the model RefSeq protein was modified relative to this genomic sequence to represent the inferred CDS: inserted 2 bases in 2 codons; substituted 1 base at 1 genomic stop codon), with amino-acid sequence MSEVSETQSGLKEGRHEDQGALSTVPMQSPGGEASRPDLHDLLPAGHSSSTDVSPSPSEASGLLTLPWEIIANITSHLPAHCVLNVLPKVCHALANVAKDSTAWQLRARKLVGSRRFPVGPKENFNWPEACIELEQLISLWTIDVHRVRRRMPYHEVARGPDVPQQPAEQGVEPAAERQGDGLEEDLEAAGVAAQQIDHGGDEVQPMAAGAHEAQLRDLEERQRDDAAALMEEERNHRMAPVARHRLDADVNVQDGFVDPENQPNGRHGELMQQQPSKSQSPPPQLEYMSLTTSHIAQINSVCSWGEGRVCATASRDRNVMLWDLEAGPEGAALHTLTGKHGFSTHQGWVWCLDCQGPLLASGGFDSTVRLWDLQAGGAERDVIKGNSAXLCLSYQTDVLVTGSFDNRVTLYDPRADNSLIKILNLHGSPVMXVAADDKYIISGGKGRTVVIYDRRADKTLKKIQLKSLMYMSYSGKEVWGGGHSGKLHCFSMQPDSFGLVSDFDVXHTRLITGIHKSSGSLYTCSSDRTVKIHIPCAPPKTLCTLHHAGEVNRLSVQAGVLAIASGSGVVEIWRSRR; translated from the exons ATGTCTGAGGTCAGTGAGACTCAGTCTGGGCTGAAGGAAGGAAGACATGAAGACCAAGGTGCATTATCGACTGTCCCCATGCAGTCCCCCGGTGGTGAAGCCTCCAGACCGGACCTACATGA CCTGCTCCCTGCTGGCCACTCATCCTCCACAGATGTGAGCCCTTCACCTTCTGAGGCCAGTGGCTTGTTGACATTGCCGTGGGAGATAATAGCCAACATCACCTCACACCTTCCTGCTCATTGTGTCCTTAATGTGCTGCCAAAG GTCTGTCACGCTTTGGCTAATGTGGCAAAGGACAGCACAGCCTGGCAGCTCCGTGCAAGGAAATTAGTTGGATCCAGACGCTTTCCAGTGGGGCCAAAGGAGAACTTTAACTGGCCTGAAGCCTGTATCGAGTTGGAGCAGTTAATATCACTCTGGACAATAGATGTTCACCGTGTGAGAAGACGAATGCCGTATCATGAGGTGGCAAGGGGACCAGATGTGCCACAACAACCGGCAGAGCAGGGTGTAgaaccagctgcagagagacagggagatgGCTTAGAGGAGGATTTAGAAGCTGCTGGAGTGGCGGCGCAGCAAATAGACCACGGTGGGGATGAGGTGCAGCCGATGGCAGCTGGAGCCCACGAAGCACAGCTGAGAGATttggaggagaggcagagggatgACGCAGCGGCGCTAatggaggaggaaagaaacCACAGGATGGCTCCTGTTGCTCGCCACAGACTGGATGCTGATGTTAATGTCCAAGATGGTTTTGTCGATCCCGAGAATCAGCCTAACGGAAGGCATGGGGAATTAATGCAGCAGCAACCCTCCAAAAGCCAGAGCCCCCCTCCGCAGCTGGAGTACATGTCCTTAACCACAAGCCACATTGCTCAGATCAACTCCGTCTGCTCCTGGGGGGAGGGGAGAGTGTGTGCCACAGCCTCCAGAGACCGTAACGTGATGCTGTGGGACCTGGAGGCGGGCCCGGAGGGAGCGGCGCTGCACACGCTGACCGGGAAGCACGGCTTCAGCACACATCAAGGCTGGGTCTGGTGCCTGGACTGTCAGGGACCTCTGCTGGCCTCGGGGGGCTTTGACAGCACCGTGAGGCTGTGGGACCTGCAGGCGGGCGGAGCAGAGAGGGACGTGATCAAGGGCAACAGTg tcctctgtctgtcctatcAGACGGACGTGCTGGTGACCGGCTCTTTCGACAATAGAGTCACCTTGTATGACCCCAGAG CCGATAACTCCCTCATTAAAATCCTCAATCTTCATGGCAGTCCGGTGA TCGTCGCCGCTGATGACAAATACATCATCTCAGGGGGCAAAGGTCGCACTGTGGTTATCTATGACCGCAGGGCAGacaaaactttgaaaaagaTTCAG CTGAAGTCTTTGATGTACATGAGCTACAGCGGCAAAGAGGTGTGGGGAGGAGGCCACAGCGGGAAGCTCCACTGCTTCTCCATGCAGCCAGATAGCTTCGGGCTGGTGTCTGACTTTGACGTGTGACACACACGCCTGATCACTGGGATCCACAAATCATCTGGAAGCCTCTACACCTGTTCATCCGACCGTACGGTTAAG ATTCATATTCCCTGTGCTCCTCCAAAGACGTTATGCACTCTGCATCATGCAGGCGAAGTTAACAGG CTGAGCGTGCAGGCTGGAGTTCTCGCTATCGCCTCAGGGAGTGGAGTCGTGGAGATCTGGAGGTCCAGAAGATGA